In Parageobacillus sp. KH3-4, the genomic window CATCCTTTCTTATAAGCTTGTACTTTCAATTTAACATAGTGCAATGGAAGCGGCAACGCTTTTCCACCGACAGCACTGTCGACGGAAGCTGCTTGCATAAAAAAACTGCCCTGCCAAAGCAGGGCAGCTTTATTCCGTTTATTATTGTTGTAAGAAATATTTTTCGATGTCATCGAGCATTAAATGGGCAGCGAGCACACCGCCTGCCGTGTTCCAAATCGTGTCGCTCACTTTGTACACTTTTCCTTGTTTTGCAACGTTTAAGCTTTTAAAGAGCGGATTGTTAATCCATTCTTTTTCTAGTTTACTTGCTTCTCCGTCTCCTGTTTCATAGGTGAAGTAGAAGAGGATATCGCCGTCCATCGCTGGGATGCGTTCTTTCGTTACGCCCGTTTCCGCAAAGTCGTTGACATTTTGTGATTCCGGACGGGCAAATCCTAGCTGGTCTAAAATAACACCGGAGAAGGAGTCTTTATGATAAATGCGGACATCTCCTGCCATAAAGCGAACGATGGATACTTTCATTTTCAATTTGTCGCCTAGCTTTGTTTTTAACTCTTCAATGCGCTTGTCATATTCGTCGATGATTTCTTTTCCTTTTTCTTCTTTATTCACCGCTTTGGCATAGAGCATAAAATTGTCTTTCCAATTGCCGCGAAGCGTTTCGGAAAAAACGGTCGGGGCGATTGCTTTTAGCTGTTCGTAAATTTTTTCATGGCGCAGTTTATTGCCGATAATTAAATCCGGTTTTAATGCAGCGATCGCTTCTAGGTTTGGCTCTGCTTCCGTTCCAAGCTCCTTGACGCCTTCCATTTTATCTTTAATATGATCGTACCAAGGGTCGCCTGTCCATGATTTGACCGCGCCAACCGGTTTTATTCCTAACGCAAGCAGCGCTTCCGTTCCTTCATTCGTTAAAATGACGACACGTTTTGGAGTCCCTTTTATTTCTGTAGTGTCCATTGCGTGTTCAACGGTATAGCTTGTTTCTTTTTGTTTTTCATTTCCATTGGTTTTTGGCTCTGCTTCCTCGTTTTTGCCGCAACCGGCGAGAATGACAACAAGAGTGAGAACGGCAAC contains:
- a CDS encoding iron-siderophore ABC transporter substrate-binding protein — translated: MFKSKLSFLIVAVLTLVVILAGCGKNEEAEPKTNGNEKQKETSYTVEHAMDTTEIKGTPKRVVILTNEGTEALLALGIKPVGAVKSWTGDPWYDHIKDKMEGVKELGTEAEPNLEAIAALKPDLIIGNKLRHEKIYEQLKAIAPTVFSETLRGNWKDNFMLYAKAVNKEEKGKEIIDEYDKRIEELKTKLGDKLKMKVSIVRFMAGDVRIYHKDSFSGVILDQLGFARPESQNVNDFAETGVTKERIPAMDGDILFYFTYETGDGEASKLEKEWINNPLFKSLNVAKQGKVYKVSDTIWNTAGGVLAAHLMLDDIEKYFLQQ